A part of Brassica rapa cultivar Chiifu-401-42 chromosome A05, CAAS_Brap_v3.01, whole genome shotgun sequence genomic DNA contains:
- the LOC103867849 gene encoding putative F-box protein At2g19630: protein MEEKTIPTDLIIDILSKLPMKSLARCRCVSKLWASIVDLPCTTELFTTRASAHPQLLFVYRQKYKLVFLSLPQPQNLDKNSPPQNLDKNSPPVAVKHLSCIPFRGSSCYVSGHVQGLVSLRVIHKRMSLQIICNPSTGQALTLPKIKSSSFIFRVRSILGYDPIDNQFKVLSLSGYSKITPLDQQHQVLTLGTQELKWRTIKCSTPQHSFKHGICINGVLYCPVRAPGRNHMIGCFHVRSEKFTFIKVKTTFIKAVFHGTLINYNGKLGSLVSGGSRFADGASRSFQLLVIGDFEKQEWSTHNYVLPRLWKNLVGRAVLRLVGFVGTNEIVFSHPSQVIYYNIEKRTILKVAIQGAEAPQYNFVITFLNHMEDLKFTHAFK, encoded by the coding sequence ATGGAAGAGAAGACGATCCCTACTGATCTCATAATCGATATACTGTCTAAACTGCCGATGAAGTCCTTAGCTAGATGTCGTTGCGTATCGAAGCTCTGGGCCTCAATAGTTGATCTTCCCTGTACAACAGAGTTATTCACCACCCGAGCTTCAGCTCACCCGCAGCTATTGTTCGTCTACAGACAAAAATACAAGCTTGTATTCCTTTCGTTACCTCAGCCTCAGAATCTTGATAAGAACTCGCCTCCTCAGAATCTTGATAAGAACTCGCCTCCTGTAGCTGTCAAGCATCTATCGTGTATCCCCTTTCGTGGTTCTTCTTGTTACGTTAGTGGTCATGTCCAAGGCTTGGTATCTCTTAGAGTTATACATAAGCGGATGTCACTACAGATAATATGTAACCCTAGCACAGGACAAGCTTTAACCTTACCGAAAATAAAGAGTAGCAGCTTTATATTTAGGGTGAGAAGCATTCTGGGGTATGATCCCATTGATAATCAATTCAAGGTATTGTCCTTATCAGGGTACTCAAAAATAACTCCTCTTGATCAGCAGCATCAAGTTCTGACATTGGGAACTCAAGAACTTAAATGGAGAACGATCAAGTGTTCCACACCCCAGCATTCTTTCAAACACGGGATATGCATCAACGGTGTTTTGTATTGTCCAGTTCGTGCACCAGGAAGAAATCATATGATAGGTTGTTTTCACGTTAGGTCTGAGAAGTTCACTTTTATTAAAGTGAAAACAACTTTTATCAAAGCAGTCTTTCATGGCACTCTGATAAACTACAATGGCAAATTAGGTTCACTTGTATCTGGTGGGTCTCGCTTCGCTGATGGAGCAAGTAGAAGTTTTCAGTTGCTTGTTATAGGAGATTTTGAAAAGCAGGAGTGGTCCACGCATAATTACGTGTTACCTCGTCTTTGGAAGAACTTAGTTGGAAGAGCCGTGCTACGGTTAGTTGGATTTGTTGGTACCAATGAAATTGTCTTCTCGCACCCTTCCCAGGTTATCTACTACAATATCGAGAAACGTACTATCCTAAAAGTTGCTATCCAAGGGGCAGAAGCGCCTCAGTATAATTTTGTCATCACCTTTCTAAACCATATGGAGGATCTCAAATTTACGCATGCGTTTAAGTAA
- the LOC103847861 gene encoding F-box protein DOR-like, with protein MKLRRLNLSNDVPTSFSCISRSSTAFNERENSEPIPHDLIYELLLRLPAKSIARSRCLSKLWASILRSHDFTELFLTRSSTRQKLLFFCLKDHDFFFFTAPKNPDNNSSLVVPDYHMKFPFVGIGFQICGHVRGLVCLTHLRTVKGGKHTVPEICNPSTGQSLPLPKVKTRRRVNVRRFFAYDPIGKQFKVLSMTWPCYRSYLLCQEYKVLTIGTGKLSWRMVECSVPHQPISGEICINGCLYYYSMVDSVEHRYVIVCFDVTSEKLTSIRKPMEDVKCIVSNLVNYNGNLATLTSDGDSQVIGQSRCIEFRGVLHVLSKRLLPQAPKIYRHFRAPNF; from the coding sequence ATGAAACTACGGCGGCTCAACCTCTCAAACGATGTTCCAACCAGTTTCTCATGCATATCACGTTCCTCTACAGCATTCAACGAAAGAGAAAACTCGGAGCCGATCCCACATGATCTCATCTACGAACTGCTTTTGAGATTGCCCGCGAAATCTATAGCTAGGTCTCGTTGCCTATCAAAGCTCTGGGCTTCCATACTTCGTAGCCATGATTTCACCGAGTTATTCTTGACCAGATCTTCAACTCGTCAGAAGCTTCTTTTCTTCTGCCTAAAGGATCatgattttttcttcttcacgGCACCTAAAAATCCGGACAATAACTCGTCTCTTGTAGTCCCCGATTATCATATGAAGTTCCCATTTGTTGGTATTGGCTTTCAAATTTGTGGTCACGTCCGAGGTTTGGTCTGCCTTACACATCTTCGGACCGTGAAGGGAGGGAAGCATACAGTTCCAGAGATATGTAACCCTAGCACCGGACAATCCTTACCTTTACCCAAAGTGAAGACGAGAAGAAGGGTTAACGTAAGACGCTTTTTTGCCTATGATCCGATAGGTAAGCAATTCAAGGTATTATCCATGACCTGGCCATGTTATCGAAGTTATTTGTTATGCCAGGAGTACAAAGTTCTGACTATAGGGACAGGAAAACTATCATGGAGAATGGTCGAATGTAGCGTACCCCATCAACCTATATCTGGTGAGATATGCATCAATGGTTGTTTGTATTATTATTCTATGGTTGATAGTGTAGAGCATCGTTATGTGATAGTTTGCTTTGATGTAACTTCTGAAAAGCTTACATCTATTAGAAAACCTATGGAAGATGTCAAATGTATTGTATCAAATCTGGTAAACTACAATGGTAATTTAGCTACACTTACCTCAGACGGGGATAGCCAAGTTATTGGACAAAGTAGATGCATTGAGTTCAGAGGCGTGCTTCATGTGTTATCAAAAAGGCTTTTGCCTCAGGCCCCCAAAATATATAGACATTTTAGGGCCCCAAATTTTTAA
- the LOC103867848 gene encoding F-box protein DOR, which produces MKSQRQNDTEVCLTITRLTKLSKNSTNVREDLLPTDLLIEIFSRFPTKHIAKYIATCRCVSKLWSSIFYRPEFTDVLFLTKSSASPQLLFACQTQSELLFLSSPQPQDPVENPSLVTASCLTKVPFNFSNESFSTINGFLCLRYDIVKERKSSKMQFICNPSTGQRLPLPKMKTVGQKSYFGYDPIGKQYKLFSMTSSNDKYKGNWKEYRILTLGTQKLSWRRKECCVPHCPVHNEICINGLLYYRANGDGFTKATMIVCFDFRSEKFSFMKVTENFSRAVDHKATLINYNGKLGSLRWEEPYSLSRGTGSFVLWVLQDAEKHKWSKHVYVLPPLGIELAGMAELYFVGVIGTDEIVLSMDIPTKPFYLFYYNIKRNSIVRVEIQGIQALKGRSVRTLLNHVENVNLM; this is translated from the coding sequence ATGAAATCACAGCGGCAGAACGACACGGAAGTTTGTCTTACCATTACCCGACTCACTAAGCTATCAAAGAACTCGACGAATGTAAGAGAAGACTTGTTACCTACTGATCTCCTTATCGAGATATTCTCAAGATTTCCGACCAAACATATAGCGAAATATATAGCGACATGTCGCTGCGTCTCGAAGCTTTGGTCCTCAATTTTTTACCGTCCTGAGTTCACTGATGTGTTGTTCTTGACCAAATCTTCTGCTAGTCCACAGCTCTTGTTCGCCTGCCAAACACAGAGCGAgttgctcttcctctcttcaCCTCAGCCTCAAGATCCTGTTGAGAACCCGTCTCTTGTAACCGCTAGTTGTCTTACGAAAGTCCCCTTCAACTTTTCCAATGAAAGTTTTAGTACTATCAACGGCTTCCTCTGCCTTAGATACGATATCGTAAAGGAAAGGAAAAGCTCAAAGATGCAGTTCATATGTAACCCTAGCACGGGACAACGCTTACCTTTACCGAAGATGAAGACGGTTGGGCAGAAGAGTTATTTTGGGTATGATCCTATTGGAAAACAATACAAGTTATTTTCCATGACCTCGTCTAATGATAAATATAAGGGTAATTGGAAGGAGTATCGAATTCTGACACTAGGAACTCAAAAGCTCTCATGGAGAAGGAAGGAATGTTGTGTGCCTCATTGTCCTGTACATAATGAGATATGCATCAATGGTCTTTTGTATTATAGAGCCAACGGAGACGGTTTCACAAAGGCTACTATGATAGTTTGCTTTGATTTTAGGTCTGAGAAGTTCAGTTTTATGAAAGTCACTGAAAATTTTAGTAGAGCAGTGGATCATAAAGCAACTTTGATAAACTATAATGGTAAATTAGGTTCACTCAGGTGGGAAGAGCCTTACTCTCTTAGTAGAGGAACCGGAAGTTTTGTCTTGTGGGTTCTACAAGACGCCGAGAAACATAAATGGTCCAAGCATGTTTATGTGTTGCCTCCTTTGGGGATTGAGTTAGCTGGGATGGCCGAGTTGTACTTCGTTGGTGTGATTGGTACAGATGAAATTGTGTTGTCGATGGACATTCCAACTAAACCTTTCTACCTCTTCTACTACAATATCAAGAGAAACAGTATCGTTAGAGTTGAAATCCAAGGAATACAAGCGCTAAAGGGTAGAAGTGTTCGAACGCTTCTAAACCATGTAGAGAACGTGAATCTTATGTAA